One Festucalex cinctus isolate MCC-2025b chromosome 3, RoL_Fcin_1.0, whole genome shotgun sequence DNA window includes the following coding sequences:
- the LOC144015614 gene encoding uncharacterized protein LOC144015614 isoform X1: protein MGNKIIRKRESADSQQEPSEDQKTKEMEDCDVTPAQQAVSAEELDVVIGQEVAQTPCLPNEECLFAPEPMPEACAEVDFAAAPGEEKDPSSAPSLDLSTTFSSPQPSITPILEAEVTDVPAADGSPDGAEAAVSSALDPATALKAGDSGNLEAVTGGNSEQEESLSKLSLAGNDPDLIEDTPLDMGASAELLCGSDDP from the coding sequence ATGGGAAACAAGATCATCAGGAAGCGCGAGTCTGCTGACTCACAGCAGGAACCATCCGAGGATCAAAAGACGAAGGAGATGGAAGATTGTGACGTGACGCCTGCTCAGCAGGCTGTGTCAGCAGAGGAGCTGGACGTGGTCATAGGGCAAGAAGTGGCTCAGACGCCATGTCTGCCCAATGAAGAGTGTCTGTTCGCTCCTGAACCAATGCCAGAGGCTTGTGCTGAGGTAGATTTTGCGGCAGCCCCGGGTGAAGAGAAAGATCCGTCTTCAGCTCCTTCACTTGACCTGAGCACAACTTTCTCCTCCCCGCAACCCTCAATCACACCCATCCTGGAGGCCGAGGTTACGGACGTCCCGGCGGCTGATGGCTCTCCAGATGGGGCCGAGGCTGCAGTGAGCTCCGCCTTGGATCCAGCTACTGCGTTGAAGGCAGGGGATTCTGGGAATTTGGAGGCAGTTACTGGTGGGAATTCAGAGCAGGAGGAAAGCCTAAGTAAGTTGTCACTGGCTGGAAATGATCCAGACCTCATTGAGGACACACCCTTAGACATGGGTGCGTCCGCTGAGTTGCTCTGTGGATCAGATGATCCGTAG
- the LOC144015614 gene encoding uncharacterized protein LOC144015614 isoform X2, whose translation MPERRRALPLWMSKKEDMRKEKQLLKTTKKKKKTARAVIYCMNEVELLEAAAGYLGYQHVTPLSGQQVQSKMEGAAGKSVSSRKKTGKPVAMEEGEAAFDETYVSETDLDVAEMKTVPYAGSNHEDEEDMRGQTEKTEEQHLTENQGGDDAMRLVREIFFT comes from the exons atgccggAGAGACGCCGCGCGTTGCCATTGTggatgtccaaaaaggaagacatGAGGAAGGAAAAACAACTCCTGAAGAccaccaagaagaagaaaaaaaccgcGCG GGCTGTTATTTACTGCATGAACGAGGTAGAGCTGCTCGAAGCGGCTGCCGGCTATCTTGGCTACCAACATGTAACTCCCCTgtccggccagcag GTTCAGTCCAAGATGGAGGGTGCTGCTGGAAAAAGTGTCTCCTCACGAAAGAAGACAGGGAAGCCGGTGGCTATGGAGGAGGGGGAGGCGGCGTTTGACGAGACATATGTCTCTGAAACAGACTTGGATGTTGCCGAGATGAAGACTGTGCCTTATGCCGGGAGCAACCATGAGGATGAAGAGGACATGAGAGGGCAGACAGAGAAGACAGAGGAACAGCATTTGACTGAAAACCAAGGCGGCGATGACGCCATGCGCCTTGTACGAGAAATCTTTTTCACCTGA